One Corynebacterium matruchotii genomic window, CTGAACTGGGGTCGGAAACTTCGGGGCCACAAGGTCACCTCCGCGGAACTCGGCGACTACATTGTGCGGGTCGTCGAAAAGTACAAACAGCAACGCCACGACGGGGAACAATTCCGCGAATGGGTGCTGCGCGCCACCGACGAGGACCTATCATGAGCCTCCGCCGCGCCCCCAACCCCAACCGCAACCATCCCCTGTACTGCCCCTACTGTGCCAGCGAAAACCTATTCCCCGATGTTGAGACCGAATTCGCCTGGAACTGCCGCGAATGCCTCCGCGTTTTCGCCGTCATGTTCTACGGCCAAAACGATCCGGGGCAGCGGCCCAAAGCCAGCCTCTCCACCGCCGACGCACTGAAAGCCTCACTTAACCATGACCTTTATCAACCTCACTAAACCAGCCACGGGCGATACCGACTACCAGGACCCCGACATCAGCCCCGCGGGACCCCGCACCACCACACCGCTCGACCCCGACACGGCCCGCCGCAACCAACAACTCGTCGACCAATACGCCGAACAACTGTACGATGCCCCCGCCGACGCTATTCTCGACTGGGCCCGCACCCACGCCCCCGGCGCGCTCATCGTCACCCTCAGCATGGAAAACACGGTTCTCGCCGAGCTTGCCGCCCACCATCTGCCCGAGGCGGATTTCCTATTCCTCGACACCGAATATCATTTCGCCGAAACCCTCGATGTTGCCCGCCAGGTTGCGGAACGCTACCCCAACCAGCGGCTGATTACGGCGAAAGCCCAGCTCAGCCGCGCCCAGCAGGATAAGGTGTACGGCCCCAGCCTGTATCTGACTCACCCTACCGCCTGTTGCCGCATGCGGAAGGTGGAGCCGCTCGCCGTGGCGCTCAGCCCCTATGTGGGGTGGGTGACTGGGTTGCGGCGCGCCGATGGTCCGACCCGTGCCACCGCCCCGGCGCTCAGCCTGGATCGGACTGGCCGGCTGAAGATTTCCCCGATCATCACCTGGACCCTGGAAGAAACCGAACAGTATATCGAGGCGCATGACCTGATTCGGCATCCGCTCACGTCCCAGGGCTACCCGTCGATTGGGTGCGCGACCTGCACGCTTCCCGTTGCACCGGGGGAGGATCCCCGGGCCGGCAGGTGGGCGGGGAACGCCAAGACCGAATGTGGCCTCCACACCTAAAACTAGAGAAGGAACCCTCAATGAGTGCCTCTGTGAAAACCCAGACACACCTATCACCCCATTTGAAAGCCCTGGAGGATGAGTCTATCCATATTCTCCGGGAGGTTGCCGGCCAATGCGATAATGTGGCCCTCCTGTTTTCTGGGGGTAAGGATTCCGTGGTGGTGTATGAGCTGGCCCGCCGCGCGTTCGCCCCCGCCGCCGTTCCTTTCGAACTGCTCCATATCGACACCGGCCATAATTTTCCCGAGGTCATTGAGTTTCGTGACCAGCTGGTGGCCCGCACCGGTGCCCGCCTCCGGGTCGCCTACGTCCAGGACTGGATTGATCGGGGTGACCTCAG contains:
- a CDS encoding phosphoadenylyl-sulfate reductase; this translates as MTFINLTKPATGDTDYQDPDISPAGPRTTTPLDPDTARRNQQLVDQYAEQLYDAPADAILDWARTHAPGALIVTLSMENTVLAELAAHHLPEADFLFLDTEYHFAETLDVARQVAERYPNQRLITAKAQLSRAQQDKVYGPSLYLTHPTACCRMRKVEPLAVALSPYVGWVTGLRRADGPTRATAPALSLDRTGRLKISPIITWTLEETEQYIEAHDLIRHPLTSQGYPSIGCATCTLPVAPGEDPRAGRWAGNAKTECGLHT